In Anopheles bellator chromosome 2, idAnoBellAS_SP24_06.2, whole genome shotgun sequence, the genomic stretch TTAAGGTACTCCGATTGGTGCTATTGCGAAGCGGCATGAGGTTTTGAGGCGTAGCCAGAATACCGTAAAGTTCTTTTAACTTTGACTGCTTTGAGTTAAAGACATGGAAAAGCTCGTACAcatgctgccaccaccactttaaaacttttctcatgGTCAATGAAATGCTCCTTAAGTCCATGTGTATCGAAGTTTAGGTGGCCTGTTGGGACGGTTGGCGCACAGCGGTACCACTGCATTAAGGGACGGTCGTCCAAGGTTTTCCGAAGACTAGGAAcctttgtttgtgtttaatttatgcATAAATACATCGCTTCTAGTTCCTTCGCCAGATATTCCTTTCCGCGGGAAGCACGGCCAGCAACGTAACGTCAGAATTATCGTCCGCTAATGGAAGGACTTCTTCATTCGAAAGTATTGCGTGTTGGCCGCCGTTCATGGTCACACAGTAAAAATAATTGACTGTTTGCATGCCCCACGTGTTTTGCTTAGATTGTTAGGAACGCTACCGGTgacgccgttccgttcgttcaaGGGCAACTTTTTCTTCAACCGAAAAGAtagttttaaaaatttaaataaatgtcaCTTTTTTTACAGACACGGCGTATTGCaaagcattttaaaacacGGCCTTAGCCATAGAAGCTCTCCTCGGAATGTATTGCGTCAACTGCTtcttaaattgaaaaaaatataacACTTGAAGAAATACTTCTTGCCTTCAAATTTCAGCCAGAAATTGCCGTCCGTCACGGGTACGCGGCCGAATCGCACACTCTCAAGACGGGCGACGGATACTTGCTGACTGTGCATCGGTTACCCTGTGGGCGCGCGGGATGTGCGGCACAAGGTGGCAAAGGCACCGGCCAGCCTGTGTTCCTGCAGCACGGCCTACTCTCCAGTTCCGCCGATTGGTTGCTCAGCGGGCCAGACCGAGCGCTCGCCTTCATCCTCGCCGATGCCGGGTACGACGTGTGGTTGGGAAACGCACGTGGCAACACCTACTCCCGGAAGCACGTTGCATTCAGCAGTGACGAGACCGCTTTCTGGGACTTTAGCTGGCACGAGATGGCCATGTACGACATTCCTGCTGAGATCGACTATCTCTACACGATTCGGGGTAAGCGTGTGGCCTTTCGATCCCCCCAATTCCAGGCGCTAACCAAATCCTTTGCACCCATAATAACGTCAAGGACTGGAACGCAACGACACGCAGCGGAATCTGCTGTACATTGGCCACTCGATGGGCACGACGATGATCTTTGCGCTGCTGGCAAGCCGCCCGGAGTACAACGAGAAGCTAGAGGCCGTGTTCGCGCTCGCTCCGATTGCCTTCATGGGTCACGTGAAGAGTCCCATCCGGCTGTTGGCACCGTTCTCGCACGACATCGAGGTAAGTGGTTGCGGGAATATTATCGGAACCCTTTTCGTCCTTTGCCCCCGGCTGCTCCTTGAAGCACCGTCTCGTTTAGTTCGTGCCATTTGTCTACATGTTTCCCTTTCTTTGTGTTCCCCATCTCATCCATTCTGTCCGCCGTGCCGTTGCCGTATCAGTAGATACCGCTAAACTATTTCGATAACCTTCGTGTTCCCAATTGGGTTGATGGGCTCGCGAATGACATTCTCAAGCGGCTCTCGCTGCGATTGTTGGTGAGTTTTGCACACTGCGACACGCACCGGACTCATGTCGGATGTCGGGCGTGTCGcaacattcattcattacTACATAACCCTCGCGATGCTTTTACTTCGATTTCTCTGCCGGGTGTTTTCCGTGTCCTTTGAGTGAAACAAAGGGCGAGTGTTAGGACAGCAGAACATCCTTTTTGGCTattggttttctttcactgTCCTTCACGTCGGTAGCGGTTACTTGCCAGGCAATGCATTTCCTTCGAGCAAGGGCATCAATCGGGAATGGTATCTTATGTACAGCTCCTGAAGGTTTAAATTTGTATGATATGTACTTACTTTTTAACGATAATTCTCAAAGCAATTTCATTTTTTGGGTTTCATCTTCGTATTTTAAgttgtaaatattgttttttagTTCTATTAGGGTTAACTTACGCTTTTCACAGGCTCTACTGCAATTGGGAATAAGAAGCGTTTCGAACGAGTGTCTTTATAAAATCTATGACCTTTCCATAACTAAAATAGTTTGTCTTCTTAACAATTGATATTTCATAGCCCGTAATAAAATTTCGCTTGTTTTTTACTCTTCAGATGATTCTGAAATTTTTCGGCGGAAACGAGTTCATGCCACAGAACAAAATCATTCGTTATCTGGCCAAGTACGGCTGTGAATTGACCGAGGCGGAAAAGTATATCTGCGAAAATACGGTGTTCGTGCTGTGCGGCTTCGATAGGGAACAGTACAACGCCACCCTGATGCCGGTCATTTTTGGCCACACACCCGCGGGAACTTCCACGAAAACTGTCGTACACTATGCACAGGAAATCCACAACGAGGGCAATTTCCAGCTGTTCGATTatggcgaaagtgaaaaccagCGACGGTACGGGCACACGACTCCACCGGCGTACAACCTGGACAATATCTCTACGCCGATAGCGTTGTTCTACGCGAACAACGATTGGTTGGCAGGACCCATGGACGTGGCCAACCTCTTCAGCAAACTGCACCGCACGTCGATCGGCATGTTTAAGATTCCGAATGACAATTTTAATCATGTGGACTTTTTGTGGGGCAATGATGCACCCGAAGTAGTGTATAAAAAGCTTCTGATGTTGATGCAACGATACAAATAGTGCGGAAGTTGCACACTGCACGATGGCGTAATGCCATTTGCCAAGCTGCTTGCGTAGATctttaaaaaatgataatagTGACTGCATTTTCTCTAAGACATATACTAAGGCTCCTAATAAATTGTATGTTTAGTGTACACATCGTTCTAATAgcgttttgtgtttatttagTCGATTGAAATTGTTGATCCTTATAATCCTAGCATCTCTACTAGTTCTGCAAAGTTTTAAAAACTAGTTGGCCAATGTAtggaaaatgaacgaaatatAAAAGCATAattcgaatttaaatttttagtGGTGTATACCTTTTTGACTGGACTATTTGCAGACTAAGCAGTTTAGGTTGCGTGTTTCATTACTTCACAACCATCGGAGCAAACATGACACACGTGGTAGAATCTTGGACTGTACAATATAAACATACCGGCAAAACGTCGAGTCCGAAGTGCAAATCATTCCTATCCGTCAAAAGCGCGTAAAGGAAACAATCGACTCATTTCGTGTGTTTCGCACAGGCCGCCAAAGTTTCTGTAGTTTCTCTCTAACAAATCAAGTTGTAGCTTGTAACATGTCCAACACAAATGTAACTACTTTTCTGGCGGAACAGAAGAAAACCGCCGACAAAGAGCTAGCCGCCGAGTGGACGCAAATCGAAGAACTGTACAACGAGAAGTAAGGAACTGCCCTTCGATTGGGTAAATTTAACTACTGTATTGCAAATCACGAAACAAGTtatttgttataatttttctAACAGACTATGGAATGAATTGACGATAAAGTTGGACGCTTTTGTGAAGAATCCTGCGATGCAGAATGAGGAAGCTTTGCTTGGTCTATATCACAATTTCATCGCCTCCTTCGAAACAAAGTAGGTAACCTCCGTTGCTCTACGGCTCAAATTGTGGTTACCATTCTATTTACACTGTTCGATCCGCGTTACAGAATCAATCCCTACGGTTTGGTGGAAATTTTAACCGTTGTCATTTCGTTCAtatcggaaaagaaagaagcgatTGCTTTCCTGGAGAAGCTAAAAGAGAAGGTAAAGATTTGCGATCAAGCTGTTTGGATGTGCAAGGTGCTTCAGGGGCAGATTCATCTCGAGCACCTGAACCAGCTtgacgaaacgaagaaaatcatTGAAGATTTGAAAGACATCCTCGAAGAAGCGGGCAATGTAACACCGGTGCACGGAAAATATTACATGCTAGCAGCAAACTATTATCGGTGAGTGTTGCCTTTCGAAACGAACCTCACCGGCCATGTAAACGGAACCCTACAAATGCCTCCACGACGCTGGTGTTTTCCATTCTAAAAATAGGTTGGTCGGCCAACATAGTGATTACTACCGATGCGGTTTGCAGTTCCTAGGATGCTCGATGGATACTTACCCTCGGGACCAATGGGCCCAGCAAGCATTTTGTCTAGGTTTAGCTGCCCTGCTGGGAGAGGGCATATACAACATCGGAGAGTTGGTATGGAAAACGCATatcgtgtgtgcgtgcgattggcgactaatttcgttttcacttcTTCGCACTCAGCTTGCTCATCCAATCCTGGAATCGTTGAATGGCACCAAAAACGAGTGGCTGGTGGAGCTGTTGCGTGCATTCAACTCGGGCGACATTGTCAAATTTGAGCAGATGAAGCCCAAATGGAGTTCGATTGCTGATCTTGCCACCCAGGAAGTGAAGCTGCGGCAAAAGATCTCACTGCTGTGCCTCATGGAGATGACTTTCAAGCGACCGGCAAATAAACGTACCATCACGTTTGAAGAAATTGCCAAGGAAGCGAAGCTGCCCATCAAGGAAGTAGAAATACTCATCATGAAGGCTCTAGCGCAAGGCCTTGTGAAGGGCGCGATCGACGAAGTAGCGGGCGTAGTGAACATGACCTGGGTGCAGCCCCGAGTGCTCGACAGAAAGCAGGTGGCCGGTATGGCATCAACGCTGGACACCTGGATGTCGTCGATAACTTCCATGGAACAACTGATCGAAAGCAGAGCAAGTGAAATCCTCACAAACTAGGCAAACGTGTGGTCAATGCTAGTGGACGATCTAATGCGTTCTTTCGTCCATCTACCTTTACGTTTACACCGGAATAAATCAATAAGACTCTATATTTCATTataacataaaacattgttgTCATCGGTTACACGTTGCTTAAACACTAGAAACTGAACTTGATGCGCTTTCGTTAACGGTATATATGTAGCTCCCAGTGGGCAGTGGAAGATGAGTTTTAAATGTGTAAGCAACGCAGCTTGGTATCAGGAACGCGCGACGTGTACTCAAATGTTACGTGCCGGCGTACCTCCTCGTGTGCATCGCGACGGATGCGACGTAAGGTTGTGTTGCCCACCATCAACTGTTCGACGTTTATGTTTGCTTCGGCGAGAAACCGCCGGACGAGCCCTTCCAACTCGAACAAATGCTCATCGCTCGCACCCGGCAATTCGTCCCGCATGAACATCGCCAGCCGAATAAGGTACTCAACGTTGTGGCCGCTCGGGCCCCGTGATTCCACAATCTTCCGTGCCGTCACCAGCACGGGCTCTTCACCGATCCAATACTCGTTCTTTGGTGTTGCAATGTAAACAAGCGTCGGAAATGCTTCGCCGCTGATGCCCGATTGCTCGCTCGCCACGCGGGGGTAGAATTTGATATACTCCGTCGCGTACCCACCCAAAGTGCACTCGCGTTGGCTGAGGTAGTCTAAAGCATCTCTTCCAGTAACCCTAAATGCGCAGCCCCAAGTGATACCCTGCAAGAGATGGTGAGAAAAATCATGAATTAGCATTAGAAAATGGCCTTACGACGGCTATAAGGCTCCGCCAATGTTGTATGGTTTGTTACGCATCGCTAGAACTGAAATTTTACCGCTTGGTTATATATTTGGCCACGAAGTTGGGCAGATGAAGCGGTTCTTCCTAGCTCAACTCTCGTGGTGCCATACGAGTTAACCCGATAACTCTGCCCAGCTTCTGCAACTGAAGCTTACCATGGGAAAAGTCCCCGGGCCTAGGACAGAAAGTGTTCAAGGATGTAAATCAATCCCATATTGCAGCCGTCAGAAGTTCCTCTCTCAAAAAGGGTTTAAGGAGCTTTAGACGTGTGGCTGCAAATAAGCCAAATTACTACAGTAATGTTGAGGATCGGGAGTTTCGGCTTCTCCGCTCTACACAATGGGGCTTACTTAGAAGGAACTGCGACCCCTTTTTTTATATTGACCCCTTCCCGGGACTTGATTATTTTAGGAGAAGCTCTGTTAGCTATAACAAATCAACCACTGTACTGtgacaaaatggaaaatggccaGGGCAGGGCACACGACAAAAGTGGCCAGGCGAAACCTGGCGCCATTACACACCTACAACAGCACTGTTGACCGTTACAATGCAACTCAATCTGCATCATAAAAACAGTACAACACAAGGTTTTGAAGAGAATGTTGCCATATCTGTTCTTCCTGTCGTAATATGATCCCATTAGATTGGTATccatgatgacgatgatggtgttcATTACACTGGGGTTAAACTTACCTCTTTGTCCTCGATTAAAGTAGCCACGCGACCAGGCTGGAagacaaaaaatggaaaaccaacTGATGATTAGATGCGCGTAAGGTATGCCGTAAGAAAGAATGCGTGCGTGTAACGTCTTCGCCAAGACGCAGGAATACATAATAGTGAGCCATTTCAATCGGAATTCGATGACGGTAGGTGCGGTGACGTATACCTGAAGAACCACACACGTTTGATGCGTCTCAAGGGTGCAAACCAGAACGAACGATCAATGCCGTTTTCGCATTTGTCTTATTTGTTTCGAACCGAGACACGTTCGTTGATGTTTACTGTTGTCGCAACCCGCAAAGCCTTCGTATTTAGTCGAGCATcacatatttttaaaaaagcaacaaaacaagaGCTGTTTGAATCTACTTTGAATAACATTTCAGAGCCCGATGATATAATAAGTTAAACTATGTAGACAAAACATCGTAAAGCCTGCTTTCTAACAGTCAACTTTCAATTCGTTTACGAGCGGGATGTGCGCGGACGCACTTCCCGGCTACCAAAAATTGCGCATACGAGTTATCCACATGAGGGATAATCGCAGGGGTCAACCCATCCGAAGTGCAATGGAAGGGCCTCACCCTGGGGGAACCGCCTTAGTGATCACGGTAACCCCTATGCCAGGTAAGTATGCTGTTCCGTGTTTCGGCTCGCTCAGCCCATCCCGACGCCGCCGGTGGCTCTAGCGATTGATAGTGCCAATCCAAGTGCTCAGTTCTGTTggttggtttaattttttttccattcgttcGTCTCCTCTGGCCTTACCCTGGGACATCGATCCCATGTGTCTCACTCTCGCATGCATGGAAATTCTTTTGCCGGTTCATAAAGTATAATTGCTTTTATTCTTGCTGACCTTGCTTGAGCAGGTAGTTTCAAGACAGCCAGCTTCTATCCTGTTTAGGTAGCCTAAACAAGGCAAAAAACCCGTACGGAGCCAACGAACGAATGGGGTGTAAATAGTTCAACTTTAGTTGAATTTCATCAAGGTCAAATCTTTATCACTAAtgctttaaaatattgtttcgcaATTTTATCGCAGAAGAACTGCAGCTACGgagcgaaaaagggaaagtttAATTTCATAATAATCGCATCTGCACTACAGCTTGAGTTgcagaaaatggccaacgaaTGACGATCGCAGCATCTGTAAGCATTTCGTTATAATATATACAGGTCTGTATTACACGTTTacgaaaaaatgttaaattgaGTAACCAACTGCCCATACaatatgaataaaacatcGCTGGTTTTTACGAAAACGTAAGACAATTCTGGGGCATGTTTTGGTAGGTGTTTCTCGTAGCATTGACGTAATTTTCGCCAAACGATGAACATTTTAACCCTAAGTGGGTTGTATTTTATTTCGAAGCcgttaaacaaacgaaactgCTACGAGCCACCTGGTTTACCGACGCCGAAATAGTTGGAAAGAAAGGACTCTTAGGTGGACAGAATCTCAGTCTTCAGTTTACGAGGATCGTGTCCTTGGGGTGATCGTGTTTTCAAAGCGACAGGTCTTAAGGTTACCACGAGCGTAATCGTCGCCAATATTACTCGACCAATCCCTGGACTAGTGCCGTGGTGCGAAAATAGGTTATCAGCTCAACCCTTTCCACCTACTCTTAATATGTCTCCGTGGCAGGCAGCCACACTATGAAGCTTATCAGCAAAATTAACAATCATACAATGTGATTCACGAGCAGAATAGCGGGATTCGTATTGCAAATACGAGTAACGTCTCCTGTCTCCCCCGATCGATAGCTTCACACCACCGGCTGTTGATTCGGCTGGCAGTGCAGTTGTTGCATAAGCACCATACGCCATCTGGCCCCGTAGCCAACCGATTGGCACGTGTCGGAACGTAAGTCTGAATGGCCCGACGACGtttgtgaaaacaaaacccactcACCATGTGTGGCGGCCGAAAGCAACCTAAACATAGCAGTTTCTTTTGGCCGATAAAACTGCAGTTTTGCATTATGGACGGATTTACGGCCTGCGAAGGTCTTTTTCGAACAAACATCAGTGTGGGTCGCACCTGTTTCTGCTATCGAACCCTACCTTCGGCTAATGTTGCCCGTTCCTTTGCATCCAGATCGCCAATTCTTACAAAAGCGTGTCCACCAACAATAGCGGATGATCGCTAGACGATCGA encodes the following:
- the LOC131209214 gene encoding lipase 3-like, encoding MMRTSHDILSRRRRWWWIVSVLVLLAYPGTVAGEGLFDNFLNQLMTTAATAQNYLEVAYDDQRQGRGTEPPPAQATPSAVPSDFDHPELPATTQQTVPFGGGSSTTHGTRAPPLPFWNPFVWLRPKSPAIPYNPDTDLSTPEIAVRHGYAAESHTLKTGDGYLLTVHRLPCGRAGCAAQGGKGTGQPVFLQHGLLSSSADWLLSGPDRALAFILADAGYDVWLGNARGNTYSRKHVAFSSDETAFWDFSWHEMAMYDIPAEIDYLYTIRGLERNDTQRNLLYIGHSMGTTMIFALLASRPEYNEKLEAVFALAPIAFMGHVKSPIRLLAPFSHDIEMILKFFGGNEFMPQNKIIRYLAKYGCELTEAEKYICENTVFVLCGFDREQYNATLMPVIFGHTPAGTSTKTVVHYAQEIHNEGNFQLFDYGESENQRRYGHTTPPAYNLDNISTPIALFYANNDWLAGPMDVANLFSKLHRTSIGMFKIPNDNFNHVDFLWGNDAPEVVYKKLLMLMQRYK
- the LOC131210601 gene encoding 26S proteasome non-ATPase regulatory subunit 13 yields the protein MSNTNVTTFLAEQKKTADKELAAEWTQIEELYNEKLWNELTIKLDAFVKNPAMQNEEALLGLYHNFIASFETKINPYGLVEILTVVISFISEKKEAIAFLEKLKEKVKICDQAVWMCKVLQGQIHLEHLNQLDETKKIIEDLKDILEEAGNVTPVHGKYYMLAANYYRLVGQHSDYYRCGLQFLGCSMDTYPRDQWAQQAFCLGLAALLGEGIYNIGELLAHPILESLNGTKNEWLVELLRAFNSGDIVKFEQMKPKWSSIADLATQEVKLRQKISLLCLMEMTFKRPANKRTITFEEIAKEAKLPIKEVEILIMKALAQGLVKGAIDEVAGVVNMTWVQPRVLDRKQVAGMASTLDTWMSSITSMEQLIESRASEILTN
- the LOC131210602 gene encoding glutathione-specific gamma-glutamylcyclotransferase 1, which codes for MDAEGLLDPAAAANGNNSAPAVWVFGYGSLCWYPGFDYSDCITGYIRGYVRRFWQGNVTHRGTKEQPGRVATLIEDKEGITWGCAFRVTGRDALDYLSQRECTLGGYATEYIKFYPRVASEQSGISGEAFPTLVYIATPKNEYWIGEEPVLVTARKIVESRGPSGHNVEYLIRLAMFMRDELPGASDEHLFELEGLVRRFLAEANINVEQLMVGNTTLRRIRRDAHEEVRRHVTFEYTSRVPDTKLRCLHI